The Halarcobacter mediterraneus genomic interval ATTGGATAATTCAATAGTAATAAATAATGAAATACAAAAATACCATTTAAAAGATATAGCCATTACAGGTCAATTTCAAGAGTCTTTTAATCTAAGTATTGCTTCAAGAAATGATGAAATATTATTAAATGAAATATTAGAAAAAACACTAAATTCTATAGATTCTATAACAAGGGAAAAAATCTTTTATAAATGGAATAATCTTGAATATGATATAACCATTGATTATAATCTAATTGCTCAGATACTATTTATCTCAATTGTTATTTTAGCACTTATTTTATATTGGAATTTAAAATTAAAAGAAGAAATAAAAAAAAGGAAAAAAATAGAAAGAGATTTAAAAGAGAGTGAACAAAAGTTTAAATTACTATTCAATAAGGTACCAATTTTTCTAAATTCCTTTGATTCCGATGGTAAGATTACATTATGGAATGAAGAATGTAGTAAAGTATTTGGCTGGCAGTTTGATGAATTAAAAAATTATTCAAATCCTTTAGAGTTATTTTATCCTGATAAAGTTTTATTAAATAGAGTAAAAAACTCTTTTAAAGATTTGGATAGTATTTTGTTTAAAGAGTGGACTCCTCAAACAAAAGAAGGGAAAAAGTTAGTAACTAAATGGGCTAATATCCCTTTGCATAATGGCGAAGTGATAAATGTAGGATATGATATAACTCAGCAACGAGAATATGAAATAGAATTAAGAAAGAAAAATAGTGAATTAAAAAAAGCACATAATAGATATAAAGAGTTAAACAGTGAATTAGAAGATAAAATCAAAGCAGAAATCCAAGAAAATACAAAACATCAAGTAACAATTATGGAACAAAGTAAATTAGCTCAAATGGGTGAAATGATAGAAAATATTGCACATCAGTGGAGACAACCTCTTGCTGAAATTAATTCTACTGTTTTGTTATTAGATGCTACATTATCAAATAAAAAAGTTTTAGATAGCGAAATAGAAGAAAAGCTTTTAGAAATAGAAAACCTGACAAAGTATATGTCTAATACAATAAATGATTTCAAGAATTTTTTTGACCCAAATAAAGAAAGAGAAGAGTTTAACATATATGAAAATATTCAAAAAACTTTAAAAATATTAAATAGAAGATTGTCCTATTATAAAATTGAAGTTGAAATAAAAGTTGATAGAAATATTTCTTTAAATGCATATCCAGATGAATTAAATCAGGTTTTATTAGTATTATTAAATAATTCAATTGATGCTTTTAGTGAAAAAAAAGTGCCATTACCTTTAATAGAAATATTTTTAAGAGATACTAAAAAAGCTTTAATTTTATACATTAAAGATAATGCTTATGGAATTAATAATAAAATAATTGATAAAATATTTGAGCCATATTTTACAACAAAACATAAATCACAAGGAACAGGTTTAGGTCTTTATATTTCTAAAATGATTATAGAAAAAGGTTTTAATGGACGTATCTCTGTAAAAAATGAAGATGAAGGTGTTTGTTTTATTTTGGAATTACCAAAGGGAGAATCTTAATGAGTGAGAGTCAAATATATCCATATAAGGTCTTATTTGTTGAAGATGAAGAACTTTTAAGAAAAAACTATACAAGTTATTTAAAAATGCTTTTTTCAGAAGTTTATGAGGCAAAAGATGGAGAGGAAGCTCTTTTTTTATATAAAGAAAAAAAACCTGATATATTGATTGTTGATATTCATATACCAAAGATTAATGGTTTAGAATTATTAGAAATTATTAGAAAAGAAGATATTAGTACAAAAGCAATAGTTTTTACTGCACACATAAATACAGAATTTTTACTTAAAGCAACTTCCTTAAAACTAGTAAAATACTTAAAAAAACCAGTAAGTAGAAAAGATTTAAAAAACGCTTTATTCTTAGCTATTAACGAGATATCTAATTATGAAATAGTACCCATTGCAACTATAAATTTAGAGGAAGGATATAGTTGGAATGTTCAATTAAAAGAATTGAAGAAATTCAATAAATCTATAGATTTAACAAATAAAGAAAGACTTTTTTTAGATTTATTATTTTCTCATAGAAATAAAGTATTTTCATATAATGAAATTTTTTATCATGTGTGGGAAGATTATAATGAAGAAGGCAGTTTTAATGGTCTTAAAAACCTTATTCGTCGTTTAAGAAAGAAATTACCAAAAGATTTAATTCAAAATATTTTTAATGAAGGTTACAAAATAAAAATTTAATAAATTATTAATTTTTTAATAGTTTATTGTTTTTTGATACTTTTGTGATACTTCTTGTTTATACAATTCTTCAAATTAACTTATTTTAGGAAGTGTAAAATGAAGAAGTATCATATAATTAGTGTTATTGCAAGTGGAGTTTTATTATTAGGAACAAGCTTGAATGCACTAAGTTTAGAAGAGAGTGTTAAGGAATCTTTACATACAAATCCAATTGTAAAAGAGAGACTTAAGAACTTTAGAGAAGTTCAACAAGATTTAAATATTGCAGAATCTGAATGGTATCCATCTTTGGACTATAGAGCAACTTTTGGAAGAAATTCTGCTGGAGAACTAAAAGATTATGACGAAGATGACAAGTATAAACATCAAATAGAAGATGAAACTTATAATAATTATACACAATCTTTAAAATTAACTCAAAATATTTTTAATGGTTTTAGTACTACAAATAAGATTGACTATCAAAAAGCAAGAATTTTAGCTGCTGCACATCATTATATAGAAAATGCAAATGATGTTGCCTTTCAGATGGTGGGTTCTTATTTAGACACAATTAGAACGTATAGACTTTTACAAAATGCTAAAGATAATGTTAAAGTAAATGAAAAAATCTTTGAAGATGTTCAATCTTTATTTGATACAGGACTTACAACAAAATCAGAAATGACAAAAATACATTCTTCTTTATCTTTGGCTAAATCAAATTTAGTAGTACAACAAAATAATATGATAGACAAAGGTTTTAGATTTAAAAGACTTTTAGGAAGAAATGTAAAAGTTTCAGATTTATCTTTACCAAAACTTAATTATGTAATGCCAGAAAGTTTAGAAAGAGCAACAATATTTGCTATTAATAATAATCCTTCAATACTTGTAAGTAACTATAATATTAAGGGAGCACAAAGTCTTTATAAAGAGAAAAAAAGTAAGTATTATCCAAAAGTTGATTTAGAAATTGAGCAATTATATAATGATGTAAGTGCTAGAAACAATTATGATAGTCCAGATGATAGAACTAGAGCATACATTACATTATCTTGGAATTTATATAAAGGTGGAGCTCATCAAGCAGATATCCAAAAAAGTAGAAGTTCAATTAATAGAGAAGTTGAAATTCAAAGAGATTTAAAAAGACAAACAATAGAGAGTTTAGAATTATCTTGGTCAGCTTATGAGATGTTAACAGAGCAGTTAAAGGAACTATATAAATATTATGAATATAGTGAAGAAACTTTAGCAAGTTATCAAAGTGAATATGAGATGGGAAGAAGAACTTTACTTGACTTACTTTCTGCTCAAAATGATTTAATAAATTCTAAAAATCAAATTATTAATGCTGAAACAGACAAGCTTTTTGCACAATATAGAATATTGGATGCAATGGGATTATTAGTTAGTTCAATTTTGGATGAAAATGAATATAGTAATATTGTTTACCCAAGTAAAAAGCCTTTTGAAATTGAAGAAGATAGTTTACCTGTAAAATTAGACGTGGATAAAGATGGTGTAGTTGATAGTGTTGATATTTGTGATAATTCTTTAGTTGGAGATAATATCAAACCAACTGGATGTGTTCAAATTGAAACTGATAGTGATTTTGATGGAGTTCCTAATACTAAAGACTCTTGTCCAAATACAACTTTAGGGGCATTTGTTGATGAAGAAGGTTGTGCTTTAGAAGATGGAAAGAATAAATTTGAAGCTGAGCAAAGAATTTATTTAGATGAAATTCCTAAGTATAATGAACAAAGTCCTAAAAAATCAGAAAAATTAGGTTTATATGATTATGAATTTAATATTGCAGCAAATAAAAATGTTGAATCAACAAAACTTGATAAACATTTGATGTATGATAATTTTGAACTAATTAAAAGATTTGATTTTATTAATATGAATAATTTTGATGCAACTAATGAAGCGTATAACAATAATATTAAAGATATTGCTAAAAAAATAAACTCTTATGATAGAGATGATATTACAGTAACTGTAATAGGCCATACTCAAAATATGAAGAATAGTGAAGATAGTTATAATAAAGCCTTAGACTATTCTAAGACAATAACAGAATTACTAATTGAAAATGGTGTAAATAAAGAAAAATTAGTTTCTCAATCAAGAGTAGATTATGATAATTTATTTTTAGAAACTGATAAACATGATATTAATAATGTAGTTGCAGTTTCATTGTATATTCCTAAAACTAAAGAAACAGTTGTTTTAGATGATGATAAAGATGGTGTAATTAATGAATTAGATAAATGTCCAAATACTGCACCAGGATATACTGTTGATGAAGAAGGTTGTACAAATAAAATTAATCTTGAAGTATTATTTGAAAAGGATTCTTCTAAAATAAAAGAAGATACAAAAGAAAAAGTATTAGCATTTGCAAAATTTTTAGTTGATAATAAAGAGTTTAATACTGTAATCACTGGACATGCAAGTAAAGAGAGTGAAAAAAGTTCTGCAAAGTATAACAAATATTTATCAGAACAAAGAGCAAACGTAATTAAAACTCTTTTAATTGCAAATGGAGTTAGTGAATCAAGAGTAAAAGCTCAAGGAAAAGGTTTTGAGGAACCAGTAGCTAATAATAATACAAAAGAAGGAAGAAGTTTAAATAGAAGAATAGAAGCTGAATTAATAAATATAAATAAACAATAAGAAGAGATAACTTGATATATCATTCTCCTAAAAAAGATAATTTATTAGAATCTTTAGTTTTATATACAAAATTATTTCATAAACCTTATTCTTCAGATTCTTTAATGTCAGGTTTGCCAGTTGATGCAAACTTGACAGAACAATTATTATTTTCTAAAAATAGTTCTAGGTCTTTATTTTCAAGAGCTGCATCAAGAGCAGGATTAAAAACTATTTTAATAGAAAGAACACTAAAAGACATTTTACAGTTACAATTACCAGCAATAATTTTATTATCAAATAATAATAGTTGTATTTTAGAAAGTTTTTTAGAAAATAAGAAAAAAGCAAAAGTAATTTTTCCTGGGGATGAACCTTTAGAAGAAGTTGTTGAGCTTGAAGAATTAGAAAAAGAGTATCTAGGTTATGCTTTTATGTTAAAAAAAGCCTTCGAGTATGAAGATTCAAATAACAATAAAACTTTAGACTTAAAAAATCACAAACATTGGTTTTGGAATACTTTAGGTTTTTCAAAAAAGATTTATTTAGATTGTATTTTGGCTTCTATTTTAATAAATCTTTTTGTTTTAGCAACGCCATTATTTACAATGAATGTTTATGATAGAGTAATCCCTAATAATGCACAAGAAACTCTACTTGTATTTACTATTGGAATTGTATTAGTATTTCTTTTAGATGGGGCTTTAAAATTTTTAAGGTCATATTTTTTAGAAATGGCAGGTAAAAAAAGTGATATTATTATGTCTTCTATTATTTTTGAAAAAGTAATTGATTTAAAAATGCAAGCCCACCCCAAATCAGTAGGTTCATTTGCAAATAACTTAAAAAGTTTTGATAGCATAAGATCTTTTTTAACAAATGCAACTTTAAGTGTACTTATTGATTTCCCTTTTTCTATTTTATTTTTATTAGTAATTTTTTATATTGCAGGGATTATGGTTTTTGTGCCACTTTTCATCATCATTCTTATTCTTCTTTATGCACTTATTATAAAAAAACCATTACAAAAAAGTATTGAAAGTACTTATGAAGCAAGTGCTAAAAAAAATGGAATATTAGTTGAATCTTTACATAATATAGAAACAATAAAAGCACAAGGACTATCAAGTAATGTTCAATATGATTGGGAAGAGTCAACAGGAGAAATAGCAAATAAAAGTTTAAAGTCAAAACTTATTTCTTCTTCTATTCCAACTGTTACAGGATTATTAATTGGATTGAATACTGTATTAATTATTGTAATTGGAGTATATCAAATTCAAAACTTTGAACTCACAATGGGAGGTTTAATAGCTGCAATGATTCTTTCTTCTAGAGCAATTGCACCTATGGGACAAATAGCGGCATTAATTTCAAATTATGAAGATGCAAAAACTTCTTACAAAATGTTAGATGAAATTGTTAATAAACCTTTAGAAAGACCCCTTGCTAAAGAGTTTGTAAAAAGACCTTCTTTAAAAGGAGATATAGAATTTAGAAATGTGAGCTTTAAATATCCAGATTCAGAAGCTTATGCTTTAGATAATGTTAGTTTTACAATAAAAGAAGGAGAAAAGGTTGCTTTTATTGGAAAAATAGGTTCAGGAAAAAGTACAATCACAAAACTTATTTTAAAACTATATGAACCAGACAGTGGTTCTATTTTAATAGATGGAATTGATATTTCTCAAATTGACCCAGCAGATTTAAGAAAGAGTGTATCTTATGTTCCTCAAGATATTCATCTTTTTAGGGGAACTATTAAAAATAATATTCTTGGAGCCTATAGATTTGTTGATGATGAGTGGTTATTAAAATGTTCTAAAACAAGTACAACAGATGATTTTGTAAAACTTCATCCTCTGGGGTATGATATGCAAATAGGAGAAAGGGGATTAGGACTTTCAGGAGGACAACGTCAAAGTGTAGCAATAGCAAGAGCTTTAATAGGAAATTGTGATACTTATTTATTTGATGAACCAACAAATGCTATGGATCAAACAACTGAATCAAAAGTATTAAAAAATTTAAAAGAAGATATTGAAAACAAAACTTTAATTTTAATAACACAAAAAATGAATATGCTTGATTTAACTTCAAGAATTATTGTTATGAATCATGGTAAAAAAGTTTTAGATGGAAATAAAAAAGAAATTCTTCAAAAATTAGGAACAGTAAATGGCTAATTTAAAAGAAATAAAAGAAGCTTTTTTTAACAAAAATACTCCTAAGATAAATAAAAATTTAACTAAACATGATTATGAATATATGAAAAGTTTAAGTTCAGCTGTAATTTATAATCGACCTAAAAAGTTACATTGGGTTCTTATATCTTTTGTTATAACTATTTTTTCTTTTATTATTTGGGCATCATTTGCACAAATAGATGAAATAGCAAGAGGTCATGGGAAGGTTGTTCCTAGTGGACAAAATCAAATTATACAAAATCTAGAAGGTGGAATAGTTTCTGAAATTTTGGTAAGAGAGGGAGATTTTGTAGAAAAAGACCAAATTCTATTACGAATTAGTAATGAAAAATCTTCTTCAACTTTAATATCAAATGAAATAAAAACACAATACTTAAAAGCACAAATAAAAAGACTTGAAGCTCAATTAAAAGAAGAACCTTTTGAATATCAAGAAAGTGAAAATAAAACTTTAAATGATTTTTTTAAAAATGAAAAAGAGTTATATCTAAGTAATATGAATCAAATAGATTCTAAAGTTCAAATTTTAAAAGAACAAAATAAACAAAAACAAAGTGAGCTAAAAGATGTACGACAAACAATTAAACATTTAAAGTTTTCTGTTGATGCAATTGAAAAAGAAGTTAAAATGACCGAACCTATGGTAAAAAGAGGGATTCGTTCAGAAGTAGATTTCTTAAAACTACAAAGAGAAGAGAGTGAAGCTAAACAAAAACTTCAAAGTGCAATTCTTTCTGTTAATCGAATAAAATCAGAAACAAGTGAAATAGAAAAAAAGATAAAGGAAACTCTTGAAGTTTTTAAATCTCAAACCCAAGAAAAGTTAAATGAAGCTGTAACTTCATTAAAAGATTTAGAAGCAAATGCAGTAGCTTCTCTTGATCAAGTATCAAGAACTATTGTAAAGTCTCCCTCAAATGGAATTGTTCAAACTCTTCATATAAATACTATTGGGGGATCAATTAAACCTGCACAAGATTTAATAGAGATTGTACCTACTGATTATAATTTAATTGTTGAGGTGAAAATTCTACCTTCAGATATTGCATTTATATATCAAGGGCAAAAAGCAATAGTGAAGTTTTCAGCTTATGATTTTTCTATTTATGGAGGATTAGAAGGGGAGGTTATAAATATTTCACCTGATACAATCACAGAAAAAGATGATAAAACTTATTATTTAGTAAGAATCAAAACAGAAAAAAACTATATTGGAACAGAAGAAAAACAAATGAAGATTATTCCTGGAATGGTAGCTGATGTTGATATTATCACTGGCAAAAAAACCATTTTAGATTATATTTTAAAACCAATATTAAAAACCAAGCAATATACCTTTACGGAGAGATAATGAAAATAGTAGTTTATAGTAGTGATATTGCACTAATTGTTAGATGGGAAAAGTTGTTAAAAGATTATGAACTTAGTATTCTGACAGAAGAAAAAGAACTCTTTTTAGTAAAAGACTCTTTGCTAATAATAAATTCAGAATTAAATTCTAAAAATTTAAACTATATCATAGAGTCTATGATAAAAAATAAAAATAAAATACTTATTTTAGATAGAACACCCGAATATAAACAAGCACAGAGTTGGCTTTCTAAAGGTGTGAATGGCTATGGAAATTCTCTAATGAGTTCTTCTTTTCTAATTTCAGCAGTAGAAGCGATTTCTAATGATTATATCTGGTTGCCTCCTCATATTACAACTGAGTTTTTAAAAAATATGACAATTAATAAAAATAAGAAAAATTTAGAGGAAGAATTATTTTCAGGCTTGACAAATGCTGAAAAAAAAGTAGCAACTCTTTTAAAAAATGGTTATACAAATATAAATATAAGTGAAGAGCTTAATATTTCAATAAATACTGTGAAAACACATATCAAACATATTTATGAAAAACTTAAAGTAAAGGATAGATTATCCTTTGCTTCTTTATTTACAAATTAAAATATAAATCTATTAATTCACCCCTTTGGGTGATATACAAAATAAAAAAAAATCACTAAAATTTAAAAATAATAAATAATAGAATAAAAAGGAAAAGCCATGGCAACTATAGCTGGAACTATAAAAAGCTTATCTAATGGAATTTTTCATGTAAAAGATGAAAATGGAAATATAAGAGTTTTACAAGTAGGAGATACCATATATGAAAATGATACAGTATATGGGGATAATTCAAATTCTACTGCTTCAAAAATAGAAATTGAACTTTCAGGAAATGATGTAATTGTATTAAGTGAAGGGCAAAAACAATTGATTGATTCTTCTTTAATTGAAACTGCTTTTGGTACAGAAGAATTATATTTCACAAGGGAAGGATTAAATTTAAATCCAGATTCTTATAATGCACAAGAAGATGTGGTAAGTGATTTAAGAGATGCAGAGTTTAAGGATGAAAAAACTGAGGCTATAGAAGAAAATGCACAAGCTGATAATGAAGATGTGACAGAAGAAGAGACTACAGAAGGGGAAGAAGAAGCAGAAGATGAAACTACTGGAGAAGCACAGTTTCAAGCAAGAGATGGTGATGCAACAAATGTAGAAAGTGATTTAAGAGATGCTTCATTTAGAGCAAGAACGCAAACTTTTATTGATAGAGAGATGTTTAAAATTGAATCTGAAGAAAGACTAAGTTTTGATGATGATTCAGGAACTTCTGATCCTTTTACTCCTATTGACCCAATAACTCCTACAGAACCTGCTAGACCATCTACTCCACCAAGAGAAGAAGAACCAGAAGTGGAAGAGGAGGAACCTACTACTCCTGAGATTACTACTCCTCCAATTATTCCTGAACCAGAGCCAGAACCAGAGCCAGAACCAGAGCCAGAGCCAGAACCAGAGCCAGAACCAGAGCCAGAACCAGAGCCAGAACCAGAGCCAGAGCCTGAGCCAGAACCAGAGCCAGAACCAGAGCCTGAGCCAGAACCAGTTATTCCAAGAACAATAATAAAAATTGTTGCAGCTGATGAAAATGGTACTCCACTTAAAGATGTAGATGGAAATTATATTGAAGTAAATAGTGCTCCAGAAGGTGGAAATGCTTATTATGTAGCACTTGCTTTTAAACCAAATACAACTGTTTTTAATGACGAGTCAAAACTTGATATTCAAGAAGGAACAGTTGACTTTATTTTTACAGATGGTACAGCTACAAGAAATATAGAAGATGATGCGGAAGAAGGTACGAATGATTATAAGCCACAAGATTCAATTACATCTATTGACTTAGGAACAGCAGTATCGATTGATGCACTTGATGATTATATAGCTGATAATGGAGAAACTTTAACTGTAAAAATCATAAACTTTACACCAGCAGAAGATACTGAGTATGGTGCAACAACAGTAAGTAATTCTGGTGTTATTACAACAATTACTGATAATTCAAAACCTATAGACGACAATACACCACATAATCCTAACGATACTACAAATCATACAGAAGAGGCTGACAAAGAAATTGTAATGATTAAACTCTTTGCAGTAGATGATAATGGTGATATCGTAAAAGATGGAAGTGGTAACTATCAACTTGCAAATAGTGCTGATGAAGTTGTAGGAAGCAAAGCTAATTATATTGCTTATGCTTTTGAAAATGGTGAGACAACATTTAATGACGATACAAGACTTGATACTCAAGTAGGGCAAGTAGATGTTGTGTTTAAAGATAAAGAAGCTAAAGGTATAGAGAGTCCTACTTCAACTTCAACTGATGGAACAGAAGATTATAATAAAACACCTCAAACTATTAAAATAGGGGAAATGTTTAGCACAGAAGTATTTAAAGAAACTACAGAAGATAGAGGTGAAACATATATTGTAGAATTAGTAGATAATACATATGCTTCTTATGATGGAGATGCTTATGAAAGTGTAAATATAGATACAGCTCCTGTAACTACAACTATAAAAGAAAGATTATTTGCTAAGATTGAAGTTATAAATGATGGTGTTGATAATGTAGCTAATGAGGGAGGTGAGTTAAAGTATACTATTACTATTGTTGATGAACTGGGTAATCCTATTACTGTAACTAGTGATGCAACTGTACATCTTGACTATGAAGGTTATAGTGATAATCCAGCTAATAGTGATGATTATACAGCAAAAGATACTGTTGTTGTTAATAATGGTAGTAGTTCAAAAGAATTTACTCTTCCTGCTTTAGATGATTATTTTGCAGAGGGTGATGAGCAATTAAAAATAACTATCAATAAAATTGATTATAACAATGATAACTTTAGTATCAAACCACATACAGTTGCAAATGGTGCAGATGAAATCGAAGATGGGCAAACAGATAATTCTACAGGCGATCAAATTGAAGTTATAGGAACTATCAAAGATAATCCATCAAAAGATAATCAATCAGATGAAAATGCAGGAGAAGATAATCCTGATACTCCTTCTTATGGACCTGAAGATACTGTTTATGTAAAACTTACAAAAGATGATTCAGTAATTGAAGGTAATACTTTAACTCATACAGTAACTTTAGTAGATAAAGATGGAAAGATAATCACAGTTCCAGATGGTGAAACAATTACTGTTACAATGGAATATAGTGCTGATACAACAGAAAATGCTGATTTTAAAGATGGAATTAAAACTACAACAGTAACTATTACAGGAGGAAACTCTACTGCAACAGTTAGTAATATCACTATAGATGATTTTGTAACAGATGGAACAGAAAATTACACATTGACTATTACAGATGTAGCTCAGTCAAATGATTCTTTTGAAAATGTAGCTATTCATACACAAAAAACTGCAACAGGGGAGATTTTAGATGGTGTTACATTAGGAGATCCTACTGATGCTTATGTAGATGAAGATAATTTTGATATGGAAAACAGTGTAACAACTATTACAGATACTAAATCATTAAATATCATATCACCTGATGGAGATGATGCTTACGAACTTTTATTTGAAGGAACTCCAACTTTTACTTCTGATGATGGTAGTTTTAACACAGCTGATGGAGATATTCTAAAATCTGATGGAGTAGTTATAGAGTATGTAGTATCAGGTAACACAACTACAGCTTATGCAGGTTCAGGAAGAGAAGAGGGTGATAGAGTTTTTGTTATCACACTTGATAAAAAAGGAGTTGGTGGAGCTGATGATGATTATACTTATACACAGTATAAAAACATAGACCACCCGATATCTGGAAATGGTGATGCAAGTGATGACGATGATGTTGTTCTTACCTTTGGTTATAAAATAACAGATCAAGGACAAACAAGTAGTGTTCAGAACTTTACGGTTACAGTAAATGATTCACTTCCATCAAGTATACATCAAAATGTAACTTTAGATGAAGATACTACAAAAATAATTTATATTAGCGATGAGTCTTTTGATGGAGGTATTATTAATTTAGATAATGGTGTAGATTCTGCAAGTGATGTTGCAAATGGAGATTCTATTGATATCTATGACACAGCAAAAGATGATGTAGTTGGAACACTTAAAAATAATGGTGATGGAACACTTACTTTTACTCCAAATGACGATTATAGTGGTGAAACATCTGGTTTTTCTTATAATGTTAGTGATGCTGATGGAGATACTGCAACAGCAACAGTTGGAATTACTGTAAAACCAGTAGCAGATGCACCAACTCTTGAAAATAAAACTGTTGAAACTTGGGAAGATGCAAACATTGATGATGTAGATGCGCAGGATGGAAACCAAAGAGAAGGTAGTAATGTAAAAGTTTTAGGTTTAGAAATTCCAGTTAAAGAAGACCAAATAGACCAAAATGATGGTGATGTAACAGATAACTCTGGTACAACTGTTGGAGATAATCCAGAAAGATTAGGTGCTATAGAGTTTTCATTTGATACAAGTGGAGATTTTGGAACAGCAACTATAGGTTATGATACAAATGGTGATGGAACTTTAGATGGAACTTTAGAAACTATTACTAAAGATAGTACATTTACTGTTGTAATAAGTGATGTTGATAACTATCATGTAAATGGACAAACTGGAGACCA includes:
- a CDS encoding response regulator transcription factor, with the protein product MKIVVYSSDIALIVRWEKLLKDYELSILTEEKELFLVKDSLLIINSELNSKNLNYIIESMIKNKNKILILDRTPEYKQAQSWLSKGVNGYGNSLMSSSFLISAVEAISNDYIWLPPHITTEFLKNMTINKNKKNLEEELFSGLTNAEKKVATLLKNGYTNINISEELNISINTVKTHIKHIYEKLKVKDRLSFASLFTN
- a CDS encoding HlyD family type I secretion periplasmic adaptor subunit, giving the protein MANLKEIKEAFFNKNTPKINKNLTKHDYEYMKSLSSAVIYNRPKKLHWVLISFVITIFSFIIWASFAQIDEIARGHGKVVPSGQNQIIQNLEGGIVSEILVREGDFVEKDQILLRISNEKSSSTLISNEIKTQYLKAQIKRLEAQLKEEPFEYQESENKTLNDFFKNEKELYLSNMNQIDSKVQILKEQNKQKQSELKDVRQTIKHLKFSVDAIEKEVKMTEPMVKRGIRSEVDFLKLQREESEAKQKLQSAILSVNRIKSETSEIEKKIKETLEVFKSQTQEKLNEAVTSLKDLEANAVASLDQVSRTIVKSPSNGIVQTLHINTIGGSIKPAQDLIEIVPTDYNLIVEVKILPSDIAFIYQGQKAIVKFSAYDFSIYGGLEGEVINISPDTITEKDDKTYYLVRIKTEKNYIGTEEKQMKIIPGMVADVDIITGKKTILDYILKPILKTKQYTFTER